The following are encoded together in the uncultured Sphaerochaeta sp. genome:
- the trmB gene encoding tRNA (guanosine(46)-N7)-methyltransferase TrmB: protein MQVTQDTIFQDIPELQWVESRSEGARRPIKSYVLRGCYLKTFQVEAVKRYYATYGIPFRQELMDYSQVYGNENPLVIEIGFGMGSATSRIAKERNQFNYLGLEVFLSGFTKLLDVVGQEQLDNVRLMRFDAVEVLRSMIPDNSIAGFHIFFPDPWPKKRQQKRRLIQLPFASLLASKLVQGGYIYCVTDWEEYAHQMLEVFDNTPSLVNPHGGFAPPIPWRDTTRFEQKGLAKSHPINEVWVEKR, encoded by the coding sequence ATGCAGGTTACGCAAGATACAATCTTCCAGGATATTCCTGAGTTGCAGTGGGTGGAGAGCAGAAGTGAAGGGGCAAGGCGTCCAATCAAGAGCTACGTGCTCAGAGGGTGCTATCTGAAGACTTTCCAGGTAGAGGCAGTCAAGCGCTATTATGCAACCTATGGAATCCCGTTTCGTCAGGAACTGATGGACTACTCCCAGGTGTATGGGAATGAGAATCCCTTGGTTATTGAGATTGGTTTTGGCATGGGGAGTGCCACCAGCCGTATTGCCAAGGAGCGAAACCAGTTCAATTACCTTGGATTGGAAGTATTCCTCTCTGGATTCACCAAACTCCTGGATGTCGTGGGGCAGGAACAACTGGACAATGTGCGTCTGATGCGTTTCGACGCAGTGGAGGTGCTTCGCTCCATGATTCCAGATAACAGCATAGCAGGATTCCATATTTTCTTTCCTGACCCATGGCCAAAGAAACGTCAGCAGAAACGTCGGCTCATCCAGCTGCCTTTTGCCTCATTGCTTGCAAGCAAACTGGTACAGGGGGGGTATATCTACTGTGTAACGGACTGGGAAGAGTATGCCCACCAGATGCTTGAGGTGTTTGACAACACGCCATCCCTGGTGAATCCCCATGGGGGATTTGCTCCACCTATCCCTTGGCGGGATACAACCCGCTTTGAGCAGAAGGGGCTTGCAAAGTCCCATCCGATCAACGAGGTTTGGGTGGAAAAACGCTGA